A single genomic interval of Scatophagus argus isolate fScaArg1 chromosome 22, fScaArg1.pri, whole genome shotgun sequence harbors:
- the st8sia1 gene encoding alpha-N-acetylneuraminide alpha-2,8-sialyltransferase: protein MLVRCYRGKLSAWAALCVLVLCWFYIFPVYRLPSDKDIVEEVLRQGQVWQKNQTGIDLYRKLLTECCSPRRMFAVTKENSPLGKVLWYDGEFYHSHTVNNETYPLFVQDNPLQLPLKKCAVVGNGGILRHSKCGKDIDRADFIMRCNLPPLSKEYVEDVGTRTHLVTANPSIIEKRFQNLLWSRKDFVDSMKVYGSSYIYMPAFSMRPGTDPSLRAYYALADTSSNLTMLFANPEFLRTVGKFWKARNIHAKRLSTGLFLVSLALGLCEEVTAYGFWPFSVGLDQQPVSHHYYDNILPYKWFHAMPEEFVQLWHLHKSGTLRMRVGLCPPQDGGS, encoded by the exons ATGTTGGTGCGATGCTACCGGGGCAAGCTGTCGGCGTGGGCCGCTCTGTGCGTGCTGGTGCTCTGCTGGTTTTACATTTTCCCCGTCTACAGGCTCCCCAGCGATAAGGACATAGTGGAAGAGGTGCTGAGGCAGGGGCAAGTATGGCAGAAGAACCAGACGGGCATCGATTTGTACAG GAAGTTGCTGACAGAGTGCTGCAGTCCGCGGAGGATGTTTGCGGTGACCAAGGAGAACTCGCCGCTTGGCAAGGTCCTGTGGTATGATGGCGAGTTTTACCACTCGCACACCGTCAACAATGAGACCTACCCGCTCTTTGTGCAG GACAACCCTCTGCAGCTGCCCCTGAAGAAGTGTGCGGTGGTAGGCAACGGTGGCATTCTGCGGCACAGCAAATGCGGGAAGGACATTGACCGGGCTGACTTCATCATGAG GTGTAACCTTCCTCCGCTTTCAAAGGAATATGTGGAGGACGTGGGAACCAGAACACATCTGGTCACAGCCAACCCCAGCATCATAGAGAAAAG ATTTCAGAACCTTTTGTGGTCGAGAAAAGATTTTGTGGACAGTATGAAGGTCTACGGCTCCAGCTACATCTACATGCCAGCGTTCTCCATGAGACCTGGCACTGACCCATCATTGCGGGCGTACTACGCCCTGGCAGATACCTCCTCCAACCTCACCATGCTCTTTGCCAACCCCGAATTCCTGCGCACGGTGGGGAAATTCTGGAAAGCCCGCAATATACATGCCAAACGCCTCTCCACGGGGCTCTTCCTGGTCAGCTTGGCCTTGGGGCTGTGCGAGGAAGTGACGGCCTATGGCTTCTGGCCGTTTTCCGTCGGCTTGGACCAGCAGCCGGTCAGCCATCATTACTATGACAACATCCTGCCCTATAAATGGTTCCACGCCATGCCTGAGGAGTTCGTCCAGCTTTGGCATCTGCACAAAAGCGGCACACTGCGTATGAGAGTGGGACTCTGCCCCCCTCAGGATGGAGGGAGTTAA